Proteins encoded by one window of Mycolicibacterium cosmeticum:
- a CDS encoding TetR/AcrR family transcriptional regulator: protein MDPQVQNLSTPATRKGAATRDRIVRGAAAVIRDRGVAMTTLDDIRARTGTSKSQLFHYFPGGKDQLLLAVAAHEAEQVLADQQPHLGGLTSWAAWQRWRDAVLDRYRRQGQSCPLSMLMSEIGRTTPGAQAVTTALMRRWHDEIADGIRAMQAQDKIDAGVHPEKAAAALLAGIQGGVGILLATGDLSYLQHALDVGIENLRAA, encoded by the coding sequence ATGGACCCGCAAGTCCAAAATCTCAGTACTCCGGCGACCAGGAAAGGCGCGGCCACCCGCGATCGCATCGTGCGGGGCGCGGCCGCCGTGATCCGCGACCGCGGCGTCGCGATGACCACGCTCGACGACATCCGGGCCCGTACCGGCACGTCCAAGAGTCAGTTGTTCCACTACTTTCCCGGCGGCAAGGACCAGTTGCTGCTCGCGGTCGCCGCGCACGAGGCCGAGCAGGTGCTCGCCGACCAACAACCCCATCTGGGCGGGCTGACCTCATGGGCGGCCTGGCAGCGGTGGCGCGATGCGGTGCTGGACCGCTACCGGCGACAGGGGCAGAGCTGCCCGCTGAGCATGTTGATGTCGGAGATCGGCCGCACCACCCCCGGCGCCCAGGCGGTCACCACGGCCCTGATGCGTCGCTGGCACGACGAGATCGCCGATGGCATCCGGGCGATGCAGGCCCAGGACAAGATCGACGCCGGGGTGCACCCGGAGAAGGCCGCGGCGGCCCTGCTGGCCGGCATCCAAGGAGGTGTCGGCATCCTGCTGGCCACCGGTGATCTGTCCTACCTGCAACACGCCCTGGACGTGGGGATCGAAAACCTGCGCGCCGCTTAG
- a CDS encoding SRPBCC family protein, protein MTETVTARVERIMPADPAVVFDEWLDPESLAEWMCPRPDRCVAVTVQPYVGGKVRFDVDHTGGLVIISGQFLAIERPRLLRFTWSNSDWPDPTATSVVTVTFEPHGDGETLMSIEHTLLPSEVFRDFQNGWAGVCDQLVEHLRGKP, encoded by the coding sequence ATGACCGAGACCGTCACCGCCCGCGTCGAGCGCATCATGCCCGCGGATCCCGCGGTGGTGTTCGACGAATGGCTGGACCCGGAGTCGTTGGCGGAGTGGATGTGTCCCCGCCCGGATCGCTGTGTCGCCGTCACCGTGCAGCCCTATGTGGGCGGCAAGGTGCGATTCGACGTCGACCATACCGGCGGGCTGGTGATCATCAGCGGTCAGTTCCTGGCCATCGAACGTCCGCGGCTGCTGCGCTTCACCTGGTCCAACTCGGATTGGCCGGATCCGACGGCCACCAGTGTGGTCACCGTGACGTTCGAGCCGCACGGGGACGGCGAGACGCTCATGTCGATCGAGCACACGCTGTTGCCGTCGGAGGTGTTCCGCGACTTCCAGAACGGCTGGGCCGGGGTGTGTGATCAACTGGTCGAGCACCTGCGCGGCAAACCCTAA
- a CDS encoding ArsR/SmtB family transcription factor yields the protein MVEDQVLDRAYAALADPTRRRLLEALRGGDARITDLAAPLPMTFAGVSRHVGVLEAAGLVRREVRGREHWLSLQPQGLAAAQQWISDQTDFWSARADALAARLRRNNGRRSQGPGQGRSR from the coding sequence ATGGTTGAAGATCAGGTGCTCGACCGCGCCTACGCGGCGCTCGCGGACCCGACCCGCAGGCGGCTGCTGGAGGCGCTGCGGGGCGGTGACGCGCGGATCACCGACCTGGCCGCGCCGCTGCCCATGACGTTCGCCGGGGTGTCCCGACACGTGGGGGTGCTGGAGGCGGCCGGACTGGTGCGCCGGGAGGTGCGTGGGCGCGAGCATTGGCTGTCGTTGCAGCCGCAGGGGCTGGCCGCCGCTCAGCAGTGGATCAGCGACCAGACGGACTTCTGGTCGGCCCGCGCCGATGCACTGGCAGCCCGGTTGCGGCGGAACAACGGTCGCCGATCTCAGGGACCCGGGCAGGGGCGGTCCCGATGA
- a CDS encoding DUF899 domain-containing protein yields MDKPAVVSADEWQQALNEMLVKEKQFTKARDALAAERRRMPWTEVAKDYRFDGPYGAVSLLDLFAGRRQLLVYRAFVDPGVHGWPEHGCVGCSLMADHIGNLAHLNARDTTLVYASRGSQTDLARIKARMGWDIPWYTILPTADAAFDVDFGVHEWHGTNAFIRDGERIYRTYFINNRGDEVFVNTWNFLDMTALGRQETWEDSPAGYPQTKPYEWWCWHDEYGQRVPSRWFGDPDPTDPNDPRPAATSPGCDCHDRA; encoded by the coding sequence ATGGACAAGCCGGCGGTCGTCTCAGCCGACGAATGGCAGCAGGCACTCAACGAAATGCTGGTCAAGGAAAAGCAATTCACCAAGGCCCGCGATGCGCTGGCCGCCGAGCGACGGCGGATGCCGTGGACGGAAGTGGCCAAGGACTACCGGTTCGACGGACCCTACGGCGCCGTCAGCCTGCTGGACCTGTTCGCCGGCCGACGCCAACTGCTGGTCTACCGCGCCTTCGTCGACCCCGGCGTGCACGGCTGGCCCGAGCACGGCTGCGTCGGGTGTTCACTGATGGCCGACCACATCGGCAACCTGGCGCATCTGAACGCCCGCGACACCACCCTGGTCTACGCGTCGCGCGGCTCACAGACCGACCTGGCCCGGATCAAGGCGCGGATGGGCTGGGACATCCCCTGGTACACCATCCTGCCCACCGCGGACGCCGCGTTCGACGTCGACTTCGGGGTGCACGAGTGGCACGGCACCAACGCGTTCATCCGGGACGGCGAACGCATCTACCGGACCTACTTCATCAACAACCGCGGCGACGAGGTGTTCGTCAACACCTGGAACTTCCTCGACATGACCGCCCTGGGCCGACAGGAGACGTGGGAGGACTCCCCCGCCGGTTACCCGCAGACCAAACCGTACGAATGGTGGTGCTGGCACGACGAATACGGGCAACGGGTACCGTCGCGCTGGTTCGGTGACCCGGATCCGACGGATCCCAACGATCCCCGCCCGGCCGCCACCTCGCCCGGCTGCGACTGCCATGACCGCGCCTGA
- a CDS encoding maleylpyruvate isomerase N-terminal domain-containing protein, translating into MTAPDPLGVWSLYRATADRIVGLLDDDAAWDTRLPCCPLWSVRDVIAHLTAVAEDWATGTLTGPPGDAETAAQVARFADHDVPALLAAWEAATERLHRHAAAGTAPPLGDIVSHEHDIRGALAVPGARDDVSVRHVADQLLAMLDTPVALRVCTPDREYRSGPRSGTEITLHTDDFEALRWRTGRRSPAQMAAMAWSADPAPVLEHLYLFGPAQDDIVE; encoded by the coding sequence ATGACCGCGCCTGATCCCCTCGGCGTGTGGTCGCTGTACCGCGCCACCGCGGACCGCATCGTCGGACTGCTCGACGACGATGCGGCATGGGACACCCGCCTGCCGTGCTGCCCGTTGTGGTCGGTCCGCGACGTCATCGCGCACCTGACCGCCGTCGCCGAGGATTGGGCCACCGGCACGCTCACCGGCCCGCCCGGTGATGCCGAAACGGCCGCGCAGGTGGCCCGGTTCGCCGATCACGACGTCCCGGCGCTGCTGGCTGCCTGGGAGGCCGCGACCGAGCGGTTGCACCGACACGCCGCCGCGGGCACCGCACCCCCACTCGGGGACATCGTCTCGCACGAACACGATATCCGCGGCGCCCTCGCCGTGCCGGGTGCCCGCGATGACGTCTCGGTCCGCCACGTCGCCGACCAGTTGCTGGCCATGCTGGACACCCCGGTCGCCCTGCGGGTGTGCACACCGGATCGGGAGTACCGCAGCGGTCCGCGATCGGGCACCGAGATCACCCTGCACACCGACGATTTCGAGGCGTTGCGCTGGCGGACCGGCAGGCGCAGCCCGGCCCAGATGGCGGCCATGGCGTGGTCGGCCGACCCCGCCCCGGTGCTGGAGCACCTCTATCTGTTCGGCCCGGCCCAGGACGACATCGTCGAGTAG